The nucleotide sequence AAGGATTTGTGATTTTTTTCGCAGAAGATGCGCCATCTCCTCATTTTCAGCAGTCCGTATGGCCCCGTTAAAAAGTGTGATCGCTAAGGCCTTGTTAGGCAGCGCCTCGATATCCTTCTTTTTGGTATCGAGCAGACAGGGACAGAAGATAAAATCAAAGACAGCATCCACGTCAATGATCTTTTCGTTGATATTGACGAGCGCGATTTCGCAGCCGCCGCAGGATGCAGCCCAGTACATGCTCAGCTTCGGCTTGTCAGCCATCGATTTCCCCTTTTAGAAAGGCGTATGAGAAATGCGGTAGTATTCCTGCCTGCCGCAATGCAACATTAAATGAGCCAAAAGGCACTCATCAGCCTGCCTTTTGGCTTATCTCCTTTGGTCATTATAGCAAAAAGATGCCTCTGCTGGTACAAAGTGTTATTGGCTTTTCTCCGGCCAGCGGCACCAGCCTGAAGCGCCTGCTACTCACTCATGAGAGCCTTGTTGCATAGAGGGGTGAATATATGTGATGCTCAGTCCAGGGTTTTGCGGTAGACCCCAAGGCCAAGCCCGATCACAGCCAGCGTAAAGAGAATGATCGGCCAGATATTCGGCCAGACCTCAACAAAGCCATTTCCCTTCAGCAGTATCCCGCGCACGATCCTGAGGAAGTGGGTAAGCGGCAGGACTGTCCCGACCCACTGGGCCCACTCAGGCATGCCGCGGAACGGGAACATGAAGCCCGAAAGCAGGATCGAAGGCAGAAAAAAGAAGAAGGTCATCTGCATTGCCTGGAGCTGGTTGCGTGCGATCGATGAAAAGGTTATGCCAAGCGTCAGGTTGGCTGCGATAAAGAGCGAGACAGAAAAATAGAGAAGCAGGAGACTGCCGTGCATCGGGACGTTGAATATGAAGACTGCGGCGGCAAGGAGCAGGGTCACCTGGATCAGCCCGATCATGATATACGGGACGATCTTCCCGGTCATCACCTCGATCGGCAGCGCAGGAGTTGCAAGCAGATTTTCGAATGTCCCGCGCTCGCGCTCCCGCGTCATTGCCAGGCCGGTCATCAGGATCATGGTCATGGTGAGGATCGTGCCGAGCAGGCCCGGCACAATGTTGTACGAGGTGATGCCCTCAGGATTATATCGCCGGTGCACTCTTATGTCGATCGGGGCAACAGATGAAACGAGCGGCCGCAATGTCCCCTGAAGATCACGCGCAAGCGCAGTACGGACCACTCCCTCAAGTGAGGCAATCGCATTGCCGATCGCAGTCGGGTCTGAGGCATCAGCCTCGATAAGGAGTGTCGGCTTTTCGCCGCGCACCAGCATCCTCCCGAAATCTTCCGGAATCGTCACCACGAACTGGATCTCTCCATCTGCCAGCAGTTCTTCTGCCTCGGCCCTGCCGGACACCTCATGGTCTATCTTGAAATAGCCGCTGTTTTTCAGTCCCTGGAGCACTGTCCTGCTGTACAGACTATGGTCGGCAACGACCGCTGCAGCAGGCAGGTGCTTTGGGTCAGAGTTGATGGCGTACCCGAAGAGGATAAGCTGCATGATCGGGATGCCGATGATCATGCCGAAGGTCAGACGGTCGCGCCGCAGCTGAATAAATTCCTTTGCAATGATGCCGGTCCAGCGTGACCAGGAGAGTCTGAAGTTCATGGACAGATCCTTGGGAGGGTTCATGATCAGGGCCTCAGGTGTCGTCCTCTACCGCTGTTTCCATGAGGCTGATAAAGACATCCTCCAGCCCGGCCCGGATCGGTGACCAGTGATGCGTATCTTCTTTCTGCATGCGTGCTGCGGTCGCGGTCAGCGCATCTCTATCGTGTCCGGTCACATGCAGGGTGCTTCCAAACGCTGTAATCTGCTCAACACCCGGCAGGCCGCGCAGTAGTGCTGCGTATTTGACCAGGTCAGGCCCGATCACCTCATACCCGGCAAGGGCCTGGGAATCGACCACCTCTTGCGCTGTTCCCGAGGCCAGCAGGTTCCCGTACGCAAGATATGCCAGACGGTGGCAGCGCTCAGCCTCGTCCATATAGTGTGTTGAGACGAGTACGGTAATGCCGCTGCCTGCAAGCTCATTGATCTCGTTCCAGAAGTCGCGCCGTGCCTTTGGGTCAACCCCGGCAGTCGGTTCATCCAGCAGCAGGAGCTTCGGGTGATGCAGCATGCAGGCTGCAAGGGAAAGCCTCTGTTTCCATCCTCCGGACAGGGTGCCGGCAAGCTGGTTTTGGCGTGAGGTCAGACCGAGTTTGTCTATCGCCCCTGCCACCGCCTTACTGCGTTGCTGCATACCATACATCCTGGCAATGAACTCCATGTTCTCCCGGATCGTGAGGTCCTCCCAGAGAGAGAACCGCTGGGTCATGTACCCGACCTCGCGTTTAATAGATGCGGTCTCGCGGACAATATCAAAGCCGAGGCAGGTGCCGGTACCCGAGTCCGGCGTCAGCAGGCCGCATAAAAGCCGGATCGAGGTCGTTTTGCCGCTGCCGTTTGGGCCGAGGAAACCGAATATCTCGCCGCGCCGCACCTGCAGTGAAAGGTCCCGCACCACATGCTTTTTCCCGAAGTATTTGTTCAGGCCCGTGACATTGATAACCAGTTCAGGGGAAGCTGTGCTTCTCACTTCAGTTTTATTTCCATGGGCTGGCCCGGATGGAGTCGCACTGCATCTGCTGCATCAGGCCATGCCTCGATTAGAAAGACGAGCTTCGGGTTCTGCTCGCGGCTATAGATGAGAGGCGGAGTATATTCAGGCTGACGCGAAATATAACTGACCTTTGCGGCAATGGGCTTGCCGCAGCCGTCGCAGGATGCAGAGACCATCTGGCCGGTCTTAACCAAGCCCAGAACAGGCTCTGGTACAAAGAACCTCAGCTTGATATTCCCGGGAGGCAGGAGACTGACCACAGGGCTTCCTGCCTGGACCCACTCGCCTTCGGAATAAAACGTATCATGCACAAGGGCAGGCGCAGGCGCATGGACTGCACGCTGCTCCAGTCGCCAGCTGCTCTGGGCAAGTACTGCGCGTGCAGCATCGACCCCGGTGCGTGCAGCATCGATCTCCTTGTCGCGGCCCAATGACAGCTGCGCAGTGCGCAGCTGTGCCTTTGTCTCTGCCACGCGCGCCGTGTTCGTGGCATAGCTTGCGCGTATTTCATCGAGCTGTTCCCGCGAAACGTACCCTGAGGCGAAAAGCTTCTCGTATCGCTCAAGCTGCTCAAGGGAGAGCCTGCGCGCTGCCTCTGCCTGGGCAATTGAGGCGGTGAGTGCCTCGATCTCCGACTGCCGCCGGCCGGTCGTGATATTGGCCAGATTTGCCTCTGCAATATGCATGCGTGCTTCTGCCTCACGCGCAGCAGACTTTTCATTTTCCTGCTCAAGCGCAAAGAGCGGTGCATTGGCTGCGACTTCCTGGCCGCGCTGTACCCATCGCTTTTCGAGGCGGCCGGCAGACTGCGCTGCGACCAGCACGAATTCGCCTTCAGCATATCCCTGGTACACTGTCTCTTCTTTTTTATTGCAGCCGGAGGCTGCAATAAGCACGATGGCAGAAAGCAGGGCAAGGACACTGCGTGATATGAGCCCAGCACTGCCCGGCATGGTTAATCGCCGGAGCTGGCAGGGGCATGAAATATTCAGGGTTATTCCCATGACATTAAGCTTATCAGGGATCAGGTCCCCACGCAAATGAATGTTGGCCGGTTGTTACCCCTGTATCTCTGAATATCTATCAGGAGAGAGTTCTTTCTTTCGGGTCTTCTTTGGAAATTAACCATAGAAGAGGAGAAGAATCATTGGTGAAAAAAATAGGCAGGGGTTTCATATTCAGACGACTTACCCCCTTCGATCGCAGAGTTAAGCTTTTTCACCGCGTCCCGCCTCTGATCGCTTAAGAAATTCAAGCGCCTTCAGAACGAAGTCGTCGTGAAACTGAAACACGGCACCATGACCTGCGTCGGGATAGATGATGAGCTGGCTGTTCGGAAGCCGCCGCGCCAAGTCGCGTGAGTTCGACGTAGGGACCATCCGATCCTGATCCCCGTTGACAACGAGAACTGGCTGTTTGACCACTGAAAGGTCCGCAGCCTTCTTATGACCCCAGGCGCGCAGAGCCGACAATTGCGCTATAAACGCGCTCACAGATATTTCTTTGTCGCGGTTCTCCGAGCGTTCCTTTAGCCGCGCCAGAAACGCTTTGCCAGCCTCGATACCGCCAGGTGTGCGCGTGAAGAACAGAAATTGCTTTGCATCCTGGCCCGTAAAGAAACTCCGCAGCATGTCGTAGAAGGTCACCCCCGCTACGGAACTGATGCCTTCGCCACCCGCTGGGCCTGTTCCCGCGAGAATCATCTTGCGGACGAGTTGCGGCTCCTTCAGCGCAATTTCTTGCGCAATCATACCGCCCAACGAAAAACCCAGGAGGTCAACCTGCTTGAACCCCATCGCTTTGATGAAGGTAATGGCATCGTCGGTCATTTGCTCCATCGAATTCGACGGCGAGCCGCTGGACGCACCGATGCCCCGGTTGTCAAAAGTGATCACATGATGCTTCGTGGCAATACCGTCCACGATTCGTGGGTCCCAGTTGTCCAACACCGCGGCCAGATGAACGAGGAACACCACTGGTGTGCCGCCATTGCTCTTTCCAAGTTCGCGGTACGCGAAGTCCACGCCGCCCGCTGAGATGGTTTGCGTCGGCACGTTCTTCCAGGAGTGTCCCATGAGGACGATAGCATTTTCATTATTCATTTGAGCCTCCAACTGACTATCTGCCGCATTTGCGGCTCCTACAGTGAATATTGATACCAACAACATTGCCATTACAATTGACCTTTTCATTCCATTTTCCCTTTCTCTGGTTAAATTGTATATTTTTCAGTTACAAACGCCGGCTTCGATGACAACAATCGTTCAGCTTTTCATATTTTTCGCCTGGTCATCCTTTCTCAAATATGCTGTCGGTGCTGGTATGGATTTGTCGTCCTTCATTTCAATGATCTGGATCGGACATTCGGCCACACAGATTCCGTCGCGTTTGCACTTCTTTTCGTCGATAGTAAAAAGACTCATCCTCTTCCTCCTAATAAAAGTTAAATATTCAGCGTTAACGTTATAGAGCGAATTTTCTGCCGAAGGCAAGCGCCTTTTCCCTGACATTGTTCTGTTTTTTCATCTCTCCGGATTCTCTCGGAGCAAAGGGAACGAGAAGCGAGTCAAAAGGGATGCCTAATAAACCAGCTACTGTTCTGAAGGTGTCATCGATCAGCTTGAGTCCTGGCTGAATATCGCCGCCCGCAGTCGCGATAACGCCCAGCTTGACATGGGCGAGACTTTGCTCATAGCCGCCCTGGGTGGAATTGAACTTGATGTGGGAATACATGCGGTCCATGATCGACTTGGTCTGCGCGCTTGGTCCGAAGAAATAGGTCGGTGTTGCGAACACGAGCGCATCAGCTTTCGGCTTCCGCGCAAGCACCGGCTTCACCTCGTCGTCCACCTGGCACTCGAATTTATCCGACTTCTGGCATCCCATGCAGGCGATGCAACCTCCGAACTTGCTTTTCAGCTTTGTCACGTCAATCATCTCGACGTCTGCGCCCGCCTCTTTTGCTCCCTCGGCGAACCATGTTGCCACGGTGCTGGTATTGCCGTTCTTGCGCGGACTGCTGATCAAAACCATGATCTTCTTTGCCATTTATCTCCTCCTTGAAGTGAGTTTAACGTATGTTCAGCTATTCCCCGAGAAACTGGATGACGTGTTTCAAGAACCGCTCGGGGTACTGGAATTGGGCCGCGTGGCCCGCAGTGCGCTCTGTCAGCCGAGCCAGAAATGCCTTGCCTGCCTCGATGCCGTTAGGTGTGCGCGTGAAGAACAGAAATTGCTTTGCATCCTGGCCCGTAAAGAAACCCCGCAGCATATCGTAGAAAGTCACCCCCGCTACGGAACTGATGGGGCGTTCATGGATAATGATTCATAGTACCTTGATCACAACCTTTCCTTTGGCACGTCCGCTTTTGACGTAGGCCAATGCATCATCGGTGGATGCGAATGGAAAGACTTTATCGATAACCGGCCGTATGGCGCCAGACTCGATAAGCGCTGTAATCTGACGCAACTGGCTTCCACTCGCTTTCATGAAGAGAAATGAATAATTGACACCATGGCGCTTGGCTTTTCTTCTGATGCCCGCACTCAAAAGCCGCACAACTTGCTTCACGAACCAAGGTGCCTTGATTTCATCCGCAAACTCGGGAACGGGGGGTCCGGAAATGGAGATGAGTTTTCCGCCGGGTTTTAGTACGCGTAGTGACTTTTCGAGTGTCTTGTTGTCCTGGCTATTCAGAACTACGTCGTAGTCATGCAGGATGGTTTCAAAATTCTCTTTCTTGTAGTCGATCACTAAATCAGCACCGAGACTCTTCACCAAGTCAATATTTACCGCACTTGTTGTTGTGGCTACGGTTGCCCCCAGGTGCTTCGCCAGCTGAATAGCAAATGTGCCGACGCCACCGGAACCCGCCTGAATGAAAACTTTTTGCCCTTTCTGCAGGTGCGCTTTTTCGACTAAAGCTTGCCAGGCAGTCAGACCAACCAATGGTATGGATGCGGCTTCTTCCATCGAAAGATTTTTGGGTTTTAGCGCTACGTCTTTTTCGCTTACTGAAATAAATTCGGCAAACGTTCCAACCCTATGGTCTGCCGGCCGCGCATAAACCTCGTCTCCCACCTTGAATTGCCAAACACGCGCGCCGGCTTTAATCACAATTCCTGCGACATCGTGGCCTAAAGTTAATGGCGGTTTGTAGGGCAAAATCAGTTTGAATTCGCCGTCCCTGATTTTGGAATCCAAAAGGTTAACACCAGCAGCGTGAACCTGAATCAATACGTCATCACTTCGCATTTCCGGATCCGGCATTTCGGCGACCTGCAAAGCAACCTTTTTTCCGTAACGCTTGATGCCAAACGCCTTCATTATTTTCTCCTTGTTCCGCTTTCGTCTGAATTAACCTGCTTTGCTTGCGGTAATTTCCCGTAATAACACTTCAATGGTTTTTCCTCGCTTATCACGATGCAGTAGTTACACATGATGCATTTTGATTGGGACTGAGTTCCTTTGCTGAATTTGTTCACGATGTCCGGTTCGACGATAAATGGCCGGCACATTGAAACAAAATCCAGGTTCTTATTCTTGATGATATCGTTGATGTCAACCATGTTATTTATTCCGCCGACAACGATCACCGGGATATTTACCGACTTTCTTATTTCAGATGCTGCATCGAGATTGTATTTCAGAAGAGGCTTTGGTTGTTTCAAGAGCGTCTTGAGGACCGGCTTTGCGATTTTCTTTAAAAATCCGGGAATATTTTTGTACTTGAACATATATTCCATTGCTGCGTCGGCAGGCAGCTTTTCTCCGCGCAAGGTGTAGAAACCATCTTCAATAGTCCCGCAGGAAACTTCAATCGCCGCACAACCGGAGCTTTCCAGCATACGGGCGATCTTAACCGCTTCTTCGATCCTCATTCCGTTTTTTTGTCCGTCGTGAGCATTGATTTTTGCAAGAATCGGATAATCACCAACGCGCTCTTTGGCTTTCTTAAAAATCTCGCCGACAATTCGGTATTTATTTTCAATTGAGCCGCCCCAGCCATCCTTTCTGCGGTTTGAGTGAGAGGATAAAAATTCGGACAGCAAATAGCCATGGGCCAGATGAAGCTCTACTCCATCGAAGCCTGCTTTTTTCGCTCTGATAATAGCGGAAACAAAATTGTTGATGATTTCCTGTATCCCGGATTCAGATAGTTCTCTCGGCATGTCTTCGTTAAAAAACACGTCGCGCAAGGCTGATGGCGCAACAACCGGCAAGCCCGTTGACTTAGAGCGTGTTTGCCTGCCGCAATGAGATATCTGCATTATTATCGGCGTGTCGTATTCATGAACGGCGTCAGTTATTTCTCTATATGCCGGAATGCTTCTATCGTCGTCGATCATCATCTTGCCAGCCGCGTTGCTTTTTCCATCTGCCTGAACGGATGCATAGCCGGTAATTATTGCTCCGACACCTCCTTTCGCTAAACGGATATACAGATTCTTCAGCTTTTCAGTCGGAAAGCCGTTTTCGTCAGCCATTCCTTCGTACGTTGCTGAACGAATAATCCGGTTTCTTAATTTCACGTCTGTTATCTGTGCTTGCTCAAATACGGCATTTGTCATTTTACTTTCCTCTATTTGTCCCGGTTGGGTATGATTTAATTTTTCCCGATCGAAAATGCCTTGCCAATTCGCTCGCCAATACCGTAGTAAGCAACTTGGCCTGTATCAAAAACGAGCGGCTTAACATTCAGGATATCCGCTATTCCATTTTCGTCGAGCACCGACTCTTCAGCCTTGATGTCCATGATCTCGCCGATGAATTGAGTGTGAAGCCCGATCTCCAGCGTGTGGATTACCTTGCACTCGATCACCAGAGGGAATTCTTTGATGTACGGAGCATCTACGAGATCGCTTCTAACGGGGGTTAGTTTCGTTACGGCAAATTTGTCGGCATTTCTTCCTGAAGTCATGCCGACATAATCTACCTCTTTTACCATCGAAGCAGAAGGAATGTTAATGGTATATGCTTTACGTTCTTCTATGCAGCCGTACGTGTAGGTAGCCTTGCGCAAGGAAATAGTGACGCAGGGAGGTTGTGAGCAGCATATCCCGCCCCACGCAATAGTCATCATATTCGGCTTCCCCTGCGAGTCATAACTTCCGACAACCCAAACTGGTGTTGGTATCGCGAGTGTTTTAGCACCCAGCGACTTTTTCATAGCAACCTTAATGCTTTTACTGTTCATACGATCTCTCCTTAATGTGAAATTTATGTGGACTTACTATGAAAAATATGTTACTATCATTTTAGTATTAAGTCAATACTAAAATGATATGAACTCAAAAAAATCTTCTGCCAATATCTGTCCGATAGCGCGGACCCTCGCTTTTCTAGGCGATGCCTGGACGATACTGATCCTGCGGGATGCGCATTCCGGGGTTACACGCTTCGATCAGTTTCGGAAAAGTCTGGGCATTGCACCGACCATGCTGACCAAGCGGCTAGAGATGCTGACGGAGGAGAAATTGCTCGAAAAGCGGCGATACTCGGAACGCCCGCCACGTGACGAGTATGTCTTGACCGAGGCTGGTCGCGACTTCTTGCCCGTACTTTTCATGATTGGCGCATGGGGTCGAAAGCATCGGGGGGGGGGCAAGCTGGTGCGATTCTTGGATGGTGAGACCGGGACCGACATCAAGCCCGTCGTGATCGATGCCGTGACAGGCGCGGAGATTGGGACGCGTCCTATCCGTATGTTGGAACCAGAATGAGCACGGCGCGGGCGACTTCAGGTCGCTGCAACCGGCTTACCGTAGGATTTATTACCGTTTCGCAAACTCGTCGGGAAGAACAGCAGACACTCAAGTTGGCTGCGAAGCTCCGCGAGAAAAATGGTTTAGCGCAGCAGCAAATGGCAAAGTTTGTGGGTACCAGTCAGCAGGCGGTCTCGCGGATCATCGGTCGAGGTTGCATGTTATTGGCGGGGGTGGGCTGCTTATCGTCGGTCTTACTGCGCTGGCTGTACCGCCCTATGTTGCCTTGTTTCTTATCGGCGCGAGTGTCTTGACCCTCGCAATACTTGCCCGATAGTGATGCCGGATATGAATCCGCTTTCAGACGATCAGGCGTAATGGGCAAATGCAGAGCTGTGGCGTCGATAGAAGAGATGCGTAGCTTTATGAGCAATAAAATCGAAGGATAAGCCGTTGTCATCTCCGAATTATTTGCAAGGAAACCTCTGCTTCGTTTTTAGCTGAGGTTAGTACTGCCCCCTGTCCAGCGTCCTGTACTGTATTGCCTCAGATATATGCTGAGATTTTATGTCTTCTGACGCCTCTAAGTCTGCTATCGTACGCGACAGTTTCAGTATCCGTGAATAGGCCCGTGCAGAAAGGCCCAGTTTCTGCATTGCGGTTTCAAGAAGGTTCACGGCATCAGTGCCGAGCTTGCAGTATTTTTTGATGTGGCGCGTCTTCATCTGGCCATTGCTGTAGATCTTGTCGCTTTTGAAACGGTCGAGCTGAAGGTTGCGCGTCTGCACGACCCGGTCCCTGATCTTCTCTGATGTCTCTCCCACGTAATCAGTTGAGAGTTCCTTGTAGGGCACAGCCGGCACCTCAACATGAATGTCGATCCTGTCAAGAAGCGGGCCTGACATCTTCCGCCTGTATCGTTGTATCTGGCCGGGGGCGCAGGTGCATGCATGTTTAGGGTCGCTGAGGTACCCGCAGGGACATGGATTCATGGCGCTTACCAGCATGAATGCTGCCGGATAGGTAATGGATGCCATGGAGCGGGATACGGTAACCTCGCCGTTTTCGATCGGCTGCCTTAAAACCTCAAGTGCGTTTCTCTTGAATTCCGGCGTTTCATCGAGGAACAGCACGCCGTGATGTGCAAGGCTGACTTCGCCCGGCTTTGGAACCTGGCCGCCGCCGATCAGCGCAACATCGGATATGGTATGGTGAGGCGCCCGATATGGCCGCGTTGCCAGAAGCGGCTGGCCGTCCCTGAGCAGGCCTGCAACGCTGTGTATGCGGGTTGTTTCGAGTGCCTCGTCAAAGGTCATCTGCGGAAGAATCGTCGGAAGTCTTTTGGCGAGCATGGTCTTGCCTGAGCCGGGCGGTCCGATAAGAAGAACATTATGGCCGCCTGCTGCCGCAACCTCAAGGGCGCGCTTTGCGTGCTCCTGCCCCTTCACCTCTGAAAAATCCTCCTCATAACAGGAGAACTCCTGCATATTGGTGGTAATGTCAGCGGTATAGGGCAGAAGGCTCTTTTCATTTCGCAGGAAGGCAATCAGGTCAGGAAGGCTCTGGACCCCGATAACCTGAACCCCCGATACTACCGCTGCCTCAGGTGCATTTTCCTCAGGAACGATAAGCCCTTTCAGACCAAGGTCCCGGACTTTCAGTGCCATCGAAAGAGAGCCCCTTACCGGTTTGATCCTGCCGTCAAGAGAGAGTTCACCGGTAAAGACATATCCGCTGACCACCTCAGGTTCGATTAGTCCTTCAGAGGTTATGATGCCGATGGCGATCGGAAGATCAAAGGAAGAACCTTCCTTTTTCAGGTCTGCAGGTGCAAGGTTAACGGTGATCTGCTTGAGCGGGAAATTGAAGCCGATATTCTTGAGGGCAGCCCTCACCCGGTCACGGCTTTCCTTTACTGCGGCATCCGGCAGGCCGACCATCGAGAAATGGGGCAGGCCCCGGGAAGAGATATCGACCTCTACCTCAACCGGAAAAGCCTCAATGCCGATGATGCTTGCGGAAAGGACCTTTGAGAGCATGAATTAAAAACCCCTCCAAGATTTTGGGACAGAATAGCATTAACTGAAGACAAAGGCAAGAATGCTTCAAGGGGCTATCATCAAAAGAAGAGATTACTATTTAGCAATGCAGATTTCATTAGAATGCAAACAAAAGGGGAGACAGTCTGTCTCCCCTTCCTCTGTATGGCTGCTCTGTCTTTTGGTTTCTTTGTTGTCTTAATTGCTCTTGGCTGCTGCCTCAGCGGTCTCTTTTGCCGCTACGGGAGACGATATTGCCTCTACCGCATACCCTATCCCTGTCCCTACGATTGAACCCAACACAACACTCACCGACCCGATGCAGACTATCCCAAGCAATATCCCTACTGCCACTACCATCCTTACGATCACCGTCGGCTCTACAGGCCCACCCACCAGGTGCCTAAGCACCAGCAGCGTCCCATAGCTCCCAAAGAAAAACCCCGGCAGCACTCCAAAGATCAAAAATGCGATCCCCCCAAGTGTTGCTCCGATCTTCGTCCCCATCCTTACCATCTCTTTTCTTGCTTTCATCTCCGTTCTCCTTTTTCTCGTAGTTTTTTTATCGGTTATTGCTGTCTTAGTTGCTCTTTGCCTTTGCCTCTACTGCCACTGCCCTGCCTGCCCTTACACTGTCTGCCACATTGCCCAGCAGCCACCCAAGGGATGAGGCACCTACCACAAATACCACTCCTGAGAGACATACCCCAAGGATCATCGACCCTGCCACGATCAGTCTTGACACTATGCTCGCCTCAAGGGGCAACCCAAAAAAGCTGCCGGCTATGTTGATCCCTATCATCCCGCCAATCACTGATCCGGGAAGCAGCCCGATGATTGCAAACAGCATCAGTCCTGCTCCTGCTCCG is from Nitrospirota bacterium and encodes:
- a CDS encoding ABC transporter permease; this encodes MNFRLSWSRWTGIIAKEFIQLRRDRLTFGMIIGIPIMQLILFGYAINSDPKHLPAAAVVADHSLYSRTVLQGLKNSGYFKIDHEVSGRAEAEELLADGEIQFVVTIPEDFGRMLVRGEKPTLLIEADASDPTAIGNAIASLEGVVRTALARDLQGTLRPLVSSVAPIDIRVHRRYNPEGITSYNIVPGLLGTILTMTMILMTGLAMTRERERGTFENLLATPALPIEVMTGKIVPYIMIGLIQVTLLLAAAVFIFNVPMHGSLLLLYFSVSLFIAANLTLGITFSSIARNQLQAMQMTFFFFLPSILLSGFMFPFRGMPEWAQWVGTVLPLTHFLRIVRGILLKGNGFVEVWPNIWPIILFTLAVIGLGLGVYRKTLD
- a CDS encoding ABC transporter ATP-binding protein yields the protein MRSTASPELVINVTGLNKYFGKKHVVRDLSLQVRRGEIFGFLGPNGSGKTTSIRLLCGLLTPDSGTGTCLGFDIVRETASIKREVGYMTQRFSLWEDLTIRENMEFIARMYGMQQRSKAVAGAIDKLGLTSRQNQLAGTLSGGWKQRLSLAACMLHHPKLLLLDEPTAGVDPKARRDFWNEINELAGSGITVLVSTHYMDEAERCHRLAYLAYGNLLASGTAQEVVDSQALAGYEVIGPDLVKYAALLRGLPGVEQITAFGSTLHVTGHDRDALTATAARMQKEDTHHWSPIRAGLEDVFISLMETAVEDDT
- a CDS encoding HlyD family efflux transporter periplasmic adaptor subunit: MPGSAGLISRSVLALLSAIVLIAASGCNKKEETVYQGYAEGEFVLVAAQSAGRLEKRWVQRGQEVAANAPLFALEQENEKSAAREAEARMHIAEANLANITTGRRQSEIEALTASIAQAEAARRLSLEQLERYEKLFASGYVSREQLDEIRASYATNTARVAETKAQLRTAQLSLGRDKEIDAARTGVDAARAVLAQSSWRLEQRAVHAPAPALVHDTFYSEGEWVQAGSPVVSLLPPGNIKLRFFVPEPVLGLVKTGQMVSASCDGCGKPIAAKVSYISRQPEYTPPLIYSREQNPKLVFLIEAWPDAADAVRLHPGQPMEIKLK
- a CDS encoding alpha/beta hydrolase yields the protein MKRSIVMAMLLVSIFTVGAANAADSQLEAQMNNENAIVLMGHSWKNVPTQTISAGGVDFAYRELGKSNGGTPVVFLVHLAAVLDNWDPRIVDGIATKHHVITFDNRGIGASSGSPSNSMEQMTDDAITFIKAMGFKQVDLLGFSLGGMIAQEIALKEPQLVRKMILAGTGPAGGEGISSVAGVTFYDMLRSFFTGQDAKQFLFFTRTPGGIEAGKAFLARLKERSENRDKEISVSAFIAQLSALRAWGHKKAADLSVVKQPVLVVNGDQDRMVPTSNSRDLARRLPNSQLIIYPDAGHGAVFQFHDDFVLKALEFLKRSEAGRGEKA
- a CDS encoding 4Fe-4S binding protein gives rise to the protein MSLFTIDEKKCKRDGICVAECPIQIIEMKDDKSIPAPTAYLRKDDQAKNMKS
- a CDS encoding flavodoxin family protein, translated to MAKKIMVLISSPRKNGNTSTVATWFAEGAKEAGADVEMIDVTKLKSKFGGCIACMGCQKSDKFECQVDDEVKPVLARKPKADALVFATPTYFFGPSAQTKSIMDRMYSHIKFNSTQGGYEQSLAHVKLGVIATAGGDIQPGLKLIDDTFRTVAGLLGIPFDSLLVPFAPRESGEMKKQNNVREKALAFGRKFAL
- a CDS encoding NADP-dependent oxidoreductase, yielding MKAFGIKRYGKKVALQVAEMPDPEMRSDDVLIQVHAAGVNLLDSKIRDGEFKLILPYKPPLTLGHDVAGIVIKAGARVWQFKVGDEVYARPADHRVGTFAEFISVSEKDVALKPKNLSMEEAASIPLVGLTAWQALVEKAHLQKGQKVFIQAGSGGVGTFAIQLAKHLGATVATTTSAVNIDLVKSLGADLVIDYKKENFETILHDYDVVLNSQDNKTLEKSLRVLKPGGKLISISGPPVPEFADEIKAPWFVKQVVRLLSAGIRRKAKRHGVNYSFLFMKASGSQLRQITALIESGAIRPVIDKVFPFASTDDALAYVKSGRAKGKVVIKVL
- a CDS encoding NADH:flavin oxidoreductase, which translates into the protein MTNAVFEQAQITDVKLRNRIIRSATYEGMADENGFPTEKLKNLYIRLAKGGVGAIITGYASVQADGKSNAAGKMMIDDDRSIPAYREITDAVHEYDTPIIMQISHCGRQTRSKSTGLPVVAPSALRDVFFNEDMPRELSESGIQEIINNFVSAIIRAKKAGFDGVELHLAHGYLLSEFLSSHSNRRKDGWGGSIENKYRIVGEIFKKAKERVGDYPILAKINAHDGQKNGMRIEEAVKIARMLESSGCAAIEVSCGTIEDGFYTLRGEKLPADAAMEYMFKYKNIPGFLKKIAKPVLKTLLKQPKPLLKYNLDAASEIRKSVNIPVIVVGGINNMVDINDIIKNKNLDFVSMCRPFIVEPDIVNKFSKGTQSQSKCIMCNYCIVISEEKPLKCYYGKLPQAKQVNSDESGTRRK
- a CDS encoding flavin reductase family protein, which translates into the protein MKKSLGAKTLAIPTPVWVVGSYDSQGKPNMMTIAWGGICCSQPPCVTISLRKATYTYGCIEERKAYTINIPSASMVKEVDYVGMTSGRNADKFAVTKLTPVRSDLVDAPYIKEFPLVIECKVIHTLEIGLHTQFIGEIMDIKAEESVLDENGIADILNVKPLVFDTGQVAYYGIGERIGKAFSIGKN
- a CDS encoding helix-turn-helix transcriptional regulator encodes the protein MNSKKSSANICPIARTLAFLGDAWTILILRDAHSGVTRFDQFRKSLGIAPTMLTKRLEMLTEEKLLEKRRYSERPPRDEYVLTEAGRDFLPVLFMIGAWGRKHRGGGKLVRFLDGETGTDIKPVVIDAVTGAEIGTRPIRMLEPE
- a CDS encoding helix-turn-helix transcriptional regulator, producing MSTARATSGRCNRLTVGFITVSQTRREEQQTLKLAAKLREKNGLAQQQMAKFVGTSQQAVSRIIGRGCMLLAGVGCLSSVLLRWLYRPMLPCFLSARVS